A region of Chitinophaga horti DNA encodes the following proteins:
- a CDS encoding NADP-dependent oxidoreductase, with amino-acid sequence MKAITLTTPGGIENLVTIELPIPAIQPDEVLVQVVSLSINPVDVKTRKGKGMYGSLQQHQPLVLGWDISGVITATGTNVHNFKTGDAVFGMVNFPGHGQAYAEYVAVPANQLALKPANISHEEAAAATLAALTAYQALVTHANIKQGDRILIHAAAGGVGHYAVQIAKHLGAHVTGTASAANRDFLLSLGADAHIDYQNQDFTKELRDIDYVLESLGGDMIDRSLEVIRPGGSINSIPSGLPEDITAKAAAKNIHAYRTMVYSSGEHMEVLADWLEKGIIKSTVSQTFGFADIPQAHLQIETGKTRGKVIVNV; translated from the coding sequence ATGAAAGCAATCACCTTAACAACCCCTGGCGGGATAGAAAACCTTGTCACCATTGAATTACCTATCCCTGCTATTCAACCAGATGAAGTATTAGTGCAGGTAGTATCCCTTAGCATTAACCCGGTTGACGTAAAAACGAGAAAAGGCAAAGGCATGTACGGCAGCCTGCAACAGCACCAGCCACTGGTATTAGGCTGGGATATTTCTGGAGTGATTACCGCCACCGGCACGAACGTACATAACTTTAAAACAGGAGATGCGGTGTTCGGCATGGTGAACTTCCCCGGGCACGGACAGGCCTATGCGGAATATGTAGCCGTTCCTGCCAACCAGCTGGCACTGAAACCTGCCAACATATCCCACGAGGAAGCGGCGGCTGCTACACTGGCGGCACTTACAGCATATCAGGCCCTGGTTACGCATGCAAACATCAAACAGGGCGATAGGATACTGATTCATGCGGCGGCCGGCGGCGTTGGGCACTACGCCGTTCAAATTGCGAAACACCTGGGCGCCCATGTAACCGGCACCGCCTCTGCGGCGAACCGTGACTTCTTATTATCATTAGGTGCCGATGCGCACATCGATTATCAAAACCAGGACTTTACCAAAGAATTACGCGATATCGATTATGTACTGGAATCGCTCGGCGGCGATATGATCGACCGGTCGTTGGAAGTAATTCGCCCGGGTGGGTCTATCAACTCGATCCCCTCCGGGCTGCCGGAGGACATTACGGCCAAAGCAGCGGCGAAAAACATACATGCTTACCGGACGATGGTGTACAGCAGCGGCGAACATATGGAGGTGCTGGCCGACTGGCTGGAGAAAGGCATTATTAAATCTACGGTATCCCAAACCTTTGGCTTTGCCGACATTCCGCAGGCACACCTGCAGATAGAAACAGGAAAAACGAGGGGCAAGGTCATCGTGAATGTGTAA
- a CDS encoding cupin domain-containing protein has product MVKNVLNAEHYIWGGLCDGWHLLQHDDLSVIQERMPPGTTEQLHLHEKSRQVFYILSGSAQMEMEGTPFTLRTGDSISVAPGQAHKISNNGAEDVHFLVISSPKSHGDRINL; this is encoded by the coding sequence ATGGTAAAGAATGTGCTAAACGCGGAACATTACATATGGGGAGGGCTATGCGATGGCTGGCACCTGTTGCAGCACGACGACTTAAGTGTCATCCAGGAAAGGATGCCGCCCGGCACCACAGAGCAACTGCATCTGCATGAAAAAAGCCGGCAGGTATTTTACATATTGTCGGGCTCCGCGCAAATGGAAATGGAGGGGACACCTTTTACTCTCCGGACAGGAGATAGCATCAGCGTAGCGCCCGGACAGGCACATAAGATCAGCAATAATGGGGCGGAAGATGTACACTTCCTGGTGATATCGTCGCCTAAATCCCACGGCGACCGGATCAATCTATAA
- a CDS encoding TlpA disulfide reductase family protein, which yields MKKRLLALLLILHTLSSVAQQPFNIEGTISDSLNGQHLYLYSIDYSNLNKPIRDSVVIAGGRFHFSGQLVTPAVLVSIYLKNSRVFFDQFFVQARQMQVNITQGPSGRPIAQVENSPATRQYREWKEQASQPFVQKYPIMMKIDSLRKAGANAQLIRTEEERLPAIQAAQKQAQYQYVRQHSKEYMALYALRYFLTGDDNPYDTLQPLYQQLSPELKLLTEARAFEKELAAMNAISVGKPAPLFSATAPDGTTVSLATFKGRYVLLDFWASWCGPCLQQAPGLKAAYEKYRSKGLAIVGISLDDNRDKWIAAIQQHELNWPHLSELKGFKGTISAAYSVSAIPTTFLLDKNGIILAIDPHLSSLETFLK from the coding sequence ATGAAGAAACGCCTCCTTGCCCTGCTACTCATCCTGCATACACTTTCGTCAGTAGCCCAACAACCCTTTAACATCGAAGGTACGATCAGCGATTCGCTGAACGGACAGCACTTATACCTATATAGCATCGACTATTCCAACCTTAATAAACCTATCCGCGATTCGGTCGTCATCGCGGGCGGGCGATTCCATTTTTCAGGGCAGCTTGTTACGCCTGCGGTACTTGTATCAATCTACCTGAAAAATTCGCGCGTGTTTTTTGACCAATTTTTTGTACAGGCTAGGCAGATGCAGGTTAACATTACCCAAGGTCCATCCGGCCGGCCGATTGCGCAGGTGGAGAACAGTCCGGCTACCCGGCAATACCGGGAATGGAAAGAACAGGCGTCACAACCTTTCGTGCAAAAATACCCGATCATGATGAAAATAGACAGCTTACGAAAAGCCGGAGCGAATGCGCAACTTATCCGCACAGAAGAGGAACGGCTGCCTGCGATTCAGGCCGCGCAGAAGCAGGCGCAATACCAATACGTTCGGCAACATTCCAAGGAATACATGGCACTTTACGCGTTGCGTTACTTCCTCACAGGTGATGACAATCCGTACGATACCTTGCAGCCACTTTACCAGCAGCTGTCACCCGAATTAAAATTATTGACAGAAGCCCGGGCGTTTGAAAAGGAGTTGGCAGCCATGAACGCGATATCTGTCGGCAAGCCTGCGCCCTTGTTTAGCGCCACCGCACCTGACGGTACAACAGTAAGCCTGGCAACATTTAAGGGCCGGTATGTGTTGCTAGACTTCTGGGCATCCTGGTGCGGCCCTTGCCTGCAACAAGCGCCCGGATTGAAAGCGGCCTATGAAAAATACCGTTCTAAAGGATTAGCGATCGTTGGCATTTCGCTGGATGACAACCGCGACAAATGGATAGCCGCCATTCAACAACATGAACTGAACTGGCCGCACTTGTCGGAATTGAAAGGCTTTAAAGGCACCATCTCCGCAGCGTATAGTGTTTCTGCCATCCCCACCACCTTTTTGCTGGATAAGAACGGAATCATACTTGCCATTGACCCACACCTGTCATCCCTGGAAACCTTTCTGAAATAA
- a CDS encoding helix-turn-helix transcriptional regulator: MSVNKLALIRYKTIDECLRKRHRKWTLDQLMEKVAEVLYEYEGITSGISKRTIQADIQLMRSDKLGYNAPIIVKDKKYYTYEDEQYSITKAPINDSDIDKMKEIVGLLKQLNGFSYFEEMSEMIARLENNLHKSTHHTSYIQFEHNHLLKGIAHITQLHQAILGKQVLLVEYKSFRASHPQHLIVYPYLLKEYRNRWFLIGRIKGNQSLATLALDRIISFQDLPREAYVSHDGAPLDTYYNDVLGVTKTEKDKAQNVTIKVDDQQAPYVKTKPLHHSQVVVKEDARHLVIQLTVVINFELERELLGFGECVQVLAPRSLAQRIKRRLSAAAAQYVPDSKPE; the protein is encoded by the coding sequence ATGTCAGTTAATAAACTTGCCCTTATCCGTTATAAAACCATTGATGAATGCCTGCGCAAACGCCATCGCAAATGGACGTTAGATCAGCTGATGGAAAAAGTAGCCGAGGTGTTGTACGAATACGAAGGCATTACCTCGGGCATCAGCAAACGTACCATACAGGCCGATATCCAGTTGATGCGTAGTGATAAACTTGGGTACAATGCGCCTATCATTGTAAAGGATAAAAAATATTACACCTACGAGGACGAGCAGTATAGCATTACGAAAGCACCCATCAACGACTCCGACATCGACAAAATGAAAGAGATCGTAGGCTTGTTAAAGCAGCTGAACGGCTTTAGCTATTTTGAGGAGATGAGTGAAATGATCGCCCGGCTGGAAAACAACCTCCACAAAAGCACACATCACACGAGCTATATCCAATTTGAACACAACCACCTGCTAAAGGGGATTGCGCATATCACGCAGCTGCACCAGGCCATCCTGGGCAAACAGGTATTGCTGGTAGAATATAAATCCTTTCGTGCCAGTCATCCGCAGCACCTTATCGTTTATCCGTATCTGTTAAAGGAATACCGAAATCGCTGGTTCCTTATCGGCAGAATAAAAGGAAATCAAAGCCTGGCCACCCTTGCGCTGGACCGCATCATCAGCTTCCAGGACCTGCCGCGGGAGGCGTATGTTTCGCATGACGGCGCGCCGCTGGACACGTATTATAATGATGTACTGGGTGTCACAAAAACGGAGAAAGACAAGGCGCAAAACGTCACTATCAAAGTAGACGACCAACAGGCCCCGTACGTAAAAACCAAGCCGCTACACCATTCGCAAGTAGTGGTTAAGGAAGATGCGCGGCACCTGGTGATACAATTAACGGTTGTGATCAACTTCGAGCTGGAGCGGGAATTATTGGGCTTCGGGGAATGCGTGCAAGTGCTGGCGCCCCGCTCCCTGGCACAACGGATCAAAAGGCGGCTATCGGCAGCGGCGGCGCAATATGTGCCGGATTCAAAACCGGAATAA
- a CDS encoding capsule assembly Wzi family protein, producing the protein MKQPLVTIVVLLFTISTKAQFSDSLQIRVGTNVTTASQDYQPLWLGANKFGTITDRKTDASTFIRLMNKHEWNEDFYINYGASLYNNNHFKDVLLEEAYLKAGWRMLEFRAGRYEEVIGEMDRTLSSGSLGVSGNAVPIPKLSIAIGQYLDIPFTKGLLQFKGQFSHGWMGRDQYIKDAYLHEKNFYMRIGKNRLKVWGGVQHYAVWGGNRPDLPTIKSSFKDYLNVVIVKQGDDGTVNSDSILPNRPGDHRGVVEGGIDWEDEQMLVRLYNQTPFETGQGIDIRNIDRLIGVMYVNKNEGSILKRLTAEFMHTKQMNDFYPLNVRESYYNNGIYLTGWEYQSRIVGTPLFINRTRGSKYFENVTPFDWNDHKDDISGKGWNIINNRIVGFHLAGAYAFGDNISAQTKISFTKNYGTYNNQLLSPTMTQWYTLQEVTYQTPVEGLSVNASAAFDFGEITDNAGFMLGVQWLIRAGR; encoded by the coding sequence ATGAAGCAGCCCTTAGTAACAATAGTCGTTTTATTATTTACCATTAGCACCAAAGCACAGTTCTCGGATTCATTGCAAATTCGTGTAGGTACGAACGTTACCACTGCTTCGCAGGATTACCAGCCGTTGTGGCTCGGTGCAAATAAGTTCGGTACCATCACCGATAGAAAAACGGACGCCTCCACTTTCATTCGTCTCATGAATAAGCATGAATGGAACGAGGATTTCTATATTAATTATGGCGCAAGTCTCTATAACAACAATCATTTCAAAGATGTATTGCTGGAGGAGGCCTATCTCAAAGCAGGATGGCGTATGCTCGAGTTCAGGGCCGGTCGCTATGAAGAAGTGATTGGCGAAATGGACAGAACGTTATCCAGCGGCTCGTTAGGTGTTAGCGGCAACGCAGTACCCATTCCCAAATTGAGCATCGCTATTGGTCAATACCTCGACATTCCGTTCACCAAAGGATTATTACAATTCAAAGGTCAGTTTAGTCATGGCTGGATGGGCCGCGACCAATATATCAAAGATGCCTATCTGCATGAGAAAAATTTTTACATGCGTATCGGGAAGAACCGGTTGAAAGTTTGGGGCGGTGTACAGCATTACGCGGTGTGGGGCGGTAACCGGCCGGATCTTCCAACTATTAAAAGCTCTTTCAAAGATTACCTCAATGTGGTCATTGTGAAGCAGGGCGACGATGGTACAGTAAACAGCGACAGCATTCTGCCTAATCGTCCGGGTGACCACCGCGGGGTGGTAGAAGGTGGTATTGATTGGGAAGATGAGCAGATGCTCGTACGCTTATACAACCAAACTCCTTTCGAAACCGGCCAGGGCATCGACATCCGTAACATCGACCGATTGATCGGTGTTATGTACGTCAATAAGAACGAAGGAAGTATTTTAAAAAGACTGACGGCGGAGTTCATGCATACCAAACAAATGAACGATTTTTACCCGCTGAATGTACGCGAGAGTTATTACAACAATGGGATTTACCTCACGGGCTGGGAATATCAAAGCCGCATTGTCGGCACACCGTTATTTATTAACCGCACACGCGGTAGTAAATATTTTGAGAATGTTACGCCTTTCGACTGGAACGATCATAAAGATGATATCAGCGGTAAAGGATGGAACATCATCAATAATCGTATTGTCGGATTTCACCTGGCGGGAGCGTATGCGTTCGGGGATAACATCAGCGCACAAACGAAAATATCTTTCACGAAGAATTATGGTACGTACAATAACCAGCTGTTATCTCCTACGATGACGCAGTGGTATACTCTGCAGGAAGTAACGTATCAAACGCCGGTAGAAGGCCTGTCCGTAAACGCCTCCGCAGCTTTTGACTTTGGAGAAATTACCGACAATGCAGGATTTATGCTGGGTGTGCAGTGGCTTATCCGCGCGGGCAGATAG